A single region of the Ctenopharyngodon idella isolate HZGC_01 chromosome 21, HZGC01, whole genome shotgun sequence genome encodes:
- the uimc1 gene encoding BRCA1-A complex subunit RAP80 isoform X2 — translation MPRRKRTPDESGRRAKVSKVDHNEETLVISDSEQEEEDSPIKRSSRTARWRRRENKSQLQELTEDEMLDLALKLSAQEANSVAQRRRLEDKDIQKAIAESLNESTVKASEGQDEAASSSDQPQQNVANAISHLRRKLSYPSQDQTNRKNERETTSPLPEMPDLSPMASSHLSSKSSAQVSRTPATTQDKTSDKQTVISDTPEDELFKSLSESQTSPVFSRHGSFDRQPVVCVEKLSQELIPASAGSINFHTQDSTVISTCPDRFRSPQQDSPFSKWPVFTQGDFKRSSNLLEDKDDHQNAKGNEDDTQIPAEDTHLPTQLSQGLSTDPDTCLSPSKRSQISSPKCVPVKNNEDVTETSKTPDQKQVEDQTPQAAESAPNTQSWNEFTSHMVLHLTDDDDDDEDDGSEEVLSPSPVKKIFRPIRTELSPNQSCISSTTITLDPSTQDTQMSRSVLEEDSRASKATESKPTDCKPQHTSVEKGQCTISYYWGVPFCPVGQNPDEYTRVIMCQMEVYEKSLKEAQRELLRKADWGQPVCPRSSERQFGGRRWKRHRAPQLSEDEEENEEEGEKENNRIEVEEERDKAGQESVVGSQEEAEGGQTETYVVLSSPETKDEQVEKTPFSSQEEPATAAANKSFRKNAPWDISDETQIKCPAEQEEQEAQTHEGCEEDDIVCPETQMTENSTPELMMTSPASPAQPQSHADSEVMEVEEGGGASVAVEEMMEQECDPTEAAPPHSQRMECPMCSKLFPLSRIEVHAAFCDGEADQQEEQSQVVARRRRTRGNLTEESQQSGKSAEMEKCFLCQELFSPQEYPDHVKLCFKKKDSKTNEENGLLSALERTERRHTGSDEPGPSDVSTKSNCGLANPAVIGMSESVDCSATTSCPSNAFTPRSENTDCLIDSSKNSLRLSRKRKFKR, via the exons ATGCCACGCCGGAAGCGCACACCGGATGAAAGCGGAAGAAGAGCGAAAGTCAGCAAAGTGGATCACAATGAGGAGACCCTGGTCATTTCTGATTCTGAACAAGAG GAGGAAGATTCTCCCATTAAACGGTCCTCTCGGACAGCCCGGTGGAGACGAAGGGAGAACAAGTCGCAGCTACAAG AGCTGACAGAAGATGAGATGCTGGACCTGGCCCTAAAACTGAGCGCTCAGGAAGCAAACAGTGTTGCACAGAGACGACGGCTGGAAGACAAAGACATACAGAAAGCCATAGCGGAAAGTCTTAAT GAGAGCACTGTTAAAGCATCAGAGGGTCAGGATGAAGCAGCCAGCTCTTCAGATCAACCACAGCAGAATGTAGCAAATGCGATATCACACTTGAGACGAAAGCTGTCTTACCCCAGCCAGGATCAGACAAACCGCAAGAATGAGAGGGAAACGACTAGTCCGCTGCCAGAAATGCCTGATCTGTCACCGATGGCCTCCTCACATCTTTCATCAAAGAGTTCAGCTCAGGTCTCCAGGACTCCTGCTACCACTCAG GACAAGACCTCAGATAAACAGACAGTCATCAGTGACACTCCGGAGGACGAGCTCTTCAAATCTCTCTCAGAGTCCCAGACATCCCCTGTCTTCTCCAGGCATGGCAGCTTCGATCGCCAGCCTGTAGTATGTGTGGAGAAACTGAGTCAGGAACTCATCCCGGCGAGCGCAGGCTCAATAAACTTTCACACACAGGACAGCACTGTCATTTCCACTTGCCCTGACAGATTTCGGTCCCCCCAGCAGGATTCGCCCTTTTCCAAATGGCCGGTCTTCACTCAGGGTGACTTCAAACGATCAAGCAATTTGCTAGAGGACAAAGATGACCATCAAAATGCTAAAGGGAATGAAGACGATACTCAAATACCTGCTGAAGATACTCATTTACCAACACAGCTAAGCCAAGGTTTGAGCACAGATCCAGATACGTGCCTTTCACCTTCTAAAAGATCCCAGATATCAAGCCCCAAATGTGTGCCTGTAAAAAACAATGAAGACGTCACTGAAACAAGT AAAACTCCTGACCAAAAGCAAGTGGAGGATCAAACCCCTCAGG CTGCAGAAAGTGCTCCAAACACTCAGTCTTGGAATGAATTTACTAGTCACATGGTCTTGCATTTaacagatgatgatgatgatgatgaagatgatggcAGTGAAGAG GTTCTTTCCCCGAGCCCAGTCAAGAAGATTTTTCGGCCAATCAGGACTGAGCTTTCTCCAAACCAGTCCTGTATCTCTTCAACTACCATCACCCTCGATCCTTCCACACAAGACACACAGATGTCTCGGTCTGTCCTGGAGGAGGACTCAAGAGCATCCAAAGCTACTGAATCCAAACCCACCGACTGTAAACCTCAACATACTTCAGTGGAAAAAGGACAATGCACAATCTCTTACTACTGGGGAGTGCCTTTCTGTCCTGTGGGGCAAAACCCGGACGAGTACACCCGTGTGATCATGTGTCAGATGGAGGTGTACGAGAAGAGCCTGAAGGAGGCCCAGCGAGAGCTGCTGCGCAAAGCAGATTGGGGACAGCCG gtgTGTCCTCGCTCATCAGAGAGGCAGTTTGGTGGGAGGAGATGGAAGCGCCACAGAGCTCCTCAGCTGTcggaagatgaggaggagaatGAAGAAGAGGGAGAgaaggaaaataacagaatagaGGTAGAAGAAGAGAGGGACAAAGCAGGGCAGGAGTCTGTGGTGGGGTCACAGGAGGAAGCTGAGGGAGGACAGACTGAGACATATGTAGTTTTGTCTTCTCCAGAGACAAAAGATGAGCAAGTG GAAAAAACACCGTTCTCTAGCCAAGAAGAGCCTGCAACTGCAGCTGCAAATAAATCTTTCAG GAAAAATGCTCCATGGGATATTTCAGATGAAACTCAAATAAAGTGTCCAGCTGAGCAGGAGGAACAGGAGGCCCAGACTCATGAGGGTTGTGAAGAGGATGATATAGTTTGTCCAG AGACTCAGATGACTGAAAACAGCACACCAGAGCTAATGATGACCAGTCCTGCCAGTCCCGCACAG CCCCAGTCTCACGCTGACAGCGAGGTGATGGAGGTAGAGGAGGGAGGAGGTGCGTCTGTGGCAGTGGAGGAGATGATGGAGCAGGAGTGCGATCCAACAGAAGCAGCTCCTCCTCACAGTCAGAGGATGGAGTGCCCCATGTGCTCTAAACTCTTCCCCCTCAGCAGGATCGAGGTGCACGCAGCTTTCTGTGATGGTGAAGCAGACCAGCAGGAAGAACAATCACAAG ttGTTGCCCGACGGAGGAGGACCAGAGGAAATTTAACAGAGGAATCTCAGCAATCTGGCAA GTCAGCAGAGATGGAGAAGTGCTTCCTGTGTCAGGAGTTGTTTTCACCCCAGGAGTATCCAGATCATGTCAAGTTGTGCTTCAAAAAGAAAGACTCAAAAACTAATGAG GAAAACGGCCTACTTTCTGCTCTGGAACGGACAGAACGAAGACATACTG GCAGTGATGAACCTGGGCCATCTGATGTTTCAACAAAGAGCAACTG TGGTCTTGCCAATCCTGCAGTGATTGGGATGTCTGAAAGTGTAGACTGTTCAGCGACGACTTCCTGTCCCAGTAACGCCTTCACTCCTCGATCAGAAAACACTGACTGCCTTATTGACTCCTCTAAGAACAGCCTAAGACtctcaagaaaaagaaaattcaaaagataG
- the uimc1 gene encoding BRCA1-A complex subunit RAP80 isoform X1, with protein MPRRKRTPDESGRRAKVSKVDHNEETLVISDSEQEEEDSPIKRSSRTARWRRRENKSQLQELTEDEMLDLALKLSAQEANSVAQRRRLEDKDIQKAIAESLNESTVKASEGQDEAASSSDQPQQNVANAISHLRRKLSYPSQDQTNRKNERETTSPLPEMPDLSPMASSHLSSKSSAQVSRTPATTQDKTSDKQTVISDTPEDELFKSLSESQTSPVFSRHGSFDRQPVVCVEKLSQELIPASAGSINFHTQDSTVISTCPDRFRSPQQDSPFSKWPVFTQGDFKRSSNLLEDKDDHQNAKGNEDDTQIPAEDTHLPTQLSQGLSTDPDTCLSPSKRSQISSPKCVPVKNNEDVTETSKTPDQKQVEDQTPQGENVKSDTAAESAPNTQSWNEFTSHMVLHLTDDDDDDEDDGSEEVLSPSPVKKIFRPIRTELSPNQSCISSTTITLDPSTQDTQMSRSVLEEDSRASKATESKPTDCKPQHTSVEKGQCTISYYWGVPFCPVGQNPDEYTRVIMCQMEVYEKSLKEAQRELLRKADWGQPVCPRSSERQFGGRRWKRHRAPQLSEDEEENEEEGEKENNRIEVEEERDKAGQESVVGSQEEAEGGQTETYVVLSSPETKDEQVEKTPFSSQEEPATAAANKSFRKNAPWDISDETQIKCPAEQEEQEAQTHEGCEEDDIVCPETQMTENSTPELMMTSPASPAQPQSHADSEVMEVEEGGGASVAVEEMMEQECDPTEAAPPHSQRMECPMCSKLFPLSRIEVHAAFCDGEADQQEEQSQVVARRRRTRGNLTEESQQSGKSAEMEKCFLCQELFSPQEYPDHVKLCFKKKDSKTNEENGLLSALERTERRHTGSDEPGPSDVSTKSNCGLANPAVIGMSESVDCSATTSCPSNAFTPRSENTDCLIDSSKNSLRLSRKRKFKR; from the exons ATGCCACGCCGGAAGCGCACACCGGATGAAAGCGGAAGAAGAGCGAAAGTCAGCAAAGTGGATCACAATGAGGAGACCCTGGTCATTTCTGATTCTGAACAAGAG GAGGAAGATTCTCCCATTAAACGGTCCTCTCGGACAGCCCGGTGGAGACGAAGGGAGAACAAGTCGCAGCTACAAG AGCTGACAGAAGATGAGATGCTGGACCTGGCCCTAAAACTGAGCGCTCAGGAAGCAAACAGTGTTGCACAGAGACGACGGCTGGAAGACAAAGACATACAGAAAGCCATAGCGGAAAGTCTTAAT GAGAGCACTGTTAAAGCATCAGAGGGTCAGGATGAAGCAGCCAGCTCTTCAGATCAACCACAGCAGAATGTAGCAAATGCGATATCACACTTGAGACGAAAGCTGTCTTACCCCAGCCAGGATCAGACAAACCGCAAGAATGAGAGGGAAACGACTAGTCCGCTGCCAGAAATGCCTGATCTGTCACCGATGGCCTCCTCACATCTTTCATCAAAGAGTTCAGCTCAGGTCTCCAGGACTCCTGCTACCACTCAG GACAAGACCTCAGATAAACAGACAGTCATCAGTGACACTCCGGAGGACGAGCTCTTCAAATCTCTCTCAGAGTCCCAGACATCCCCTGTCTTCTCCAGGCATGGCAGCTTCGATCGCCAGCCTGTAGTATGTGTGGAGAAACTGAGTCAGGAACTCATCCCGGCGAGCGCAGGCTCAATAAACTTTCACACACAGGACAGCACTGTCATTTCCACTTGCCCTGACAGATTTCGGTCCCCCCAGCAGGATTCGCCCTTTTCCAAATGGCCGGTCTTCACTCAGGGTGACTTCAAACGATCAAGCAATTTGCTAGAGGACAAAGATGACCATCAAAATGCTAAAGGGAATGAAGACGATACTCAAATACCTGCTGAAGATACTCATTTACCAACACAGCTAAGCCAAGGTTTGAGCACAGATCCAGATACGTGCCTTTCACCTTCTAAAAGATCCCAGATATCAAGCCCCAAATGTGTGCCTGTAAAAAACAATGAAGACGTCACTGAAACAAGT AAAACTCCTGACCAAAAGCAAGTGGAGGATCAAACCCCTCAGGGTGAGAATGTAAAATCTGACACTG CTGCAGAAAGTGCTCCAAACACTCAGTCTTGGAATGAATTTACTAGTCACATGGTCTTGCATTTaacagatgatgatgatgatgatgaagatgatggcAGTGAAGAG GTTCTTTCCCCGAGCCCAGTCAAGAAGATTTTTCGGCCAATCAGGACTGAGCTTTCTCCAAACCAGTCCTGTATCTCTTCAACTACCATCACCCTCGATCCTTCCACACAAGACACACAGATGTCTCGGTCTGTCCTGGAGGAGGACTCAAGAGCATCCAAAGCTACTGAATCCAAACCCACCGACTGTAAACCTCAACATACTTCAGTGGAAAAAGGACAATGCACAATCTCTTACTACTGGGGAGTGCCTTTCTGTCCTGTGGGGCAAAACCCGGACGAGTACACCCGTGTGATCATGTGTCAGATGGAGGTGTACGAGAAGAGCCTGAAGGAGGCCCAGCGAGAGCTGCTGCGCAAAGCAGATTGGGGACAGCCG gtgTGTCCTCGCTCATCAGAGAGGCAGTTTGGTGGGAGGAGATGGAAGCGCCACAGAGCTCCTCAGCTGTcggaagatgaggaggagaatGAAGAAGAGGGAGAgaaggaaaataacagaatagaGGTAGAAGAAGAGAGGGACAAAGCAGGGCAGGAGTCTGTGGTGGGGTCACAGGAGGAAGCTGAGGGAGGACAGACTGAGACATATGTAGTTTTGTCTTCTCCAGAGACAAAAGATGAGCAAGTG GAAAAAACACCGTTCTCTAGCCAAGAAGAGCCTGCAACTGCAGCTGCAAATAAATCTTTCAG GAAAAATGCTCCATGGGATATTTCAGATGAAACTCAAATAAAGTGTCCAGCTGAGCAGGAGGAACAGGAGGCCCAGACTCATGAGGGTTGTGAAGAGGATGATATAGTTTGTCCAG AGACTCAGATGACTGAAAACAGCACACCAGAGCTAATGATGACCAGTCCTGCCAGTCCCGCACAG CCCCAGTCTCACGCTGACAGCGAGGTGATGGAGGTAGAGGAGGGAGGAGGTGCGTCTGTGGCAGTGGAGGAGATGATGGAGCAGGAGTGCGATCCAACAGAAGCAGCTCCTCCTCACAGTCAGAGGATGGAGTGCCCCATGTGCTCTAAACTCTTCCCCCTCAGCAGGATCGAGGTGCACGCAGCTTTCTGTGATGGTGAAGCAGACCAGCAGGAAGAACAATCACAAG ttGTTGCCCGACGGAGGAGGACCAGAGGAAATTTAACAGAGGAATCTCAGCAATCTGGCAA GTCAGCAGAGATGGAGAAGTGCTTCCTGTGTCAGGAGTTGTTTTCACCCCAGGAGTATCCAGATCATGTCAAGTTGTGCTTCAAAAAGAAAGACTCAAAAACTAATGAG GAAAACGGCCTACTTTCTGCTCTGGAACGGACAGAACGAAGACATACTG GCAGTGATGAACCTGGGCCATCTGATGTTTCAACAAAGAGCAACTG TGGTCTTGCCAATCCTGCAGTGATTGGGATGTCTGAAAGTGTAGACTGTTCAGCGACGACTTCCTGTCCCAGTAACGCCTTCACTCCTCGATCAGAAAACACTGACTGCCTTATTGACTCCTCTAAGAACAGCCTAAGACtctcaagaaaaagaaaattcaaaagataG
- the uimc1 gene encoding BRCA1-A complex subunit RAP80 isoform X4, whose product MPRRKRTPDESGRRAKVSKVDHNEETLVISDSEQEEEDSPIKRSSRTARWRRRENKSQLQELTEDEMLDLALKLSAQEANSVAQRRRLEDKDIQKAIAESLNESTVKASEGQDEAASSSDQPQQNVANAISHLRRKLSYPSQDQTNRKNERETTSPLPEMPDLSPMASSHLSSKSSAQVSRTPATTQDKTSDKQTVISDTPEDELFKSLSESQTSPVFSRHGSFDRQPVVCVEKLSQELIPASAGSINFHTQDSTVISTCPDRFRSPQQDSPFSKWPVFTQGDFKRSSNLLEDKDDHQNAKGNEDDTQIPAEDTHLPTQLSQGLSTDPDTCLSPSKRSQISSPKCVPVKNNEDVTETSKTPDQKQVEDQTPQDDDDDDEDDGSEEVLSPSPVKKIFRPIRTELSPNQSCISSTTITLDPSTQDTQMSRSVLEEDSRASKATESKPTDCKPQHTSVEKGQCTISYYWGVPFCPVGQNPDEYTRVIMCQMEVYEKSLKEAQRELLRKADWGQPVCPRSSERQFGGRRWKRHRAPQLSEDEEENEEEGEKENNRIEVEEERDKAGQESVVGSQEEAEGGQTETYVVLSSPETKDEQVEKTPFSSQEEPATAAANKSFRKNAPWDISDETQIKCPAEQEEQEAQTHEGCEEDDIVCPETQMTENSTPELMMTSPASPAQPQSHADSEVMEVEEGGGASVAVEEMMEQECDPTEAAPPHSQRMECPMCSKLFPLSRIEVHAAFCDGEADQQEEQSQVVARRRRTRGNLTEESQQSGKSAEMEKCFLCQELFSPQEYPDHVKLCFKKKDSKTNEENGLLSALERTERRHTGSDEPGPSDVSTKSNCGLANPAVIGMSESVDCSATTSCPSNAFTPRSENTDCLIDSSKNSLRLSRKRKFKR is encoded by the exons ATGCCACGCCGGAAGCGCACACCGGATGAAAGCGGAAGAAGAGCGAAAGTCAGCAAAGTGGATCACAATGAGGAGACCCTGGTCATTTCTGATTCTGAACAAGAG GAGGAAGATTCTCCCATTAAACGGTCCTCTCGGACAGCCCGGTGGAGACGAAGGGAGAACAAGTCGCAGCTACAAG AGCTGACAGAAGATGAGATGCTGGACCTGGCCCTAAAACTGAGCGCTCAGGAAGCAAACAGTGTTGCACAGAGACGACGGCTGGAAGACAAAGACATACAGAAAGCCATAGCGGAAAGTCTTAAT GAGAGCACTGTTAAAGCATCAGAGGGTCAGGATGAAGCAGCCAGCTCTTCAGATCAACCACAGCAGAATGTAGCAAATGCGATATCACACTTGAGACGAAAGCTGTCTTACCCCAGCCAGGATCAGACAAACCGCAAGAATGAGAGGGAAACGACTAGTCCGCTGCCAGAAATGCCTGATCTGTCACCGATGGCCTCCTCACATCTTTCATCAAAGAGTTCAGCTCAGGTCTCCAGGACTCCTGCTACCACTCAG GACAAGACCTCAGATAAACAGACAGTCATCAGTGACACTCCGGAGGACGAGCTCTTCAAATCTCTCTCAGAGTCCCAGACATCCCCTGTCTTCTCCAGGCATGGCAGCTTCGATCGCCAGCCTGTAGTATGTGTGGAGAAACTGAGTCAGGAACTCATCCCGGCGAGCGCAGGCTCAATAAACTTTCACACACAGGACAGCACTGTCATTTCCACTTGCCCTGACAGATTTCGGTCCCCCCAGCAGGATTCGCCCTTTTCCAAATGGCCGGTCTTCACTCAGGGTGACTTCAAACGATCAAGCAATTTGCTAGAGGACAAAGATGACCATCAAAATGCTAAAGGGAATGAAGACGATACTCAAATACCTGCTGAAGATACTCATTTACCAACACAGCTAAGCCAAGGTTTGAGCACAGATCCAGATACGTGCCTTTCACCTTCTAAAAGATCCCAGATATCAAGCCCCAAATGTGTGCCTGTAAAAAACAATGAAGACGTCACTGAAACAAGT AAAACTCCTGACCAAAAGCAAGTGGAGGATCAAACCCCTCAGG atgatgatgatgatgatgaagatgatggcAGTGAAGAG GTTCTTTCCCCGAGCCCAGTCAAGAAGATTTTTCGGCCAATCAGGACTGAGCTTTCTCCAAACCAGTCCTGTATCTCTTCAACTACCATCACCCTCGATCCTTCCACACAAGACACACAGATGTCTCGGTCTGTCCTGGAGGAGGACTCAAGAGCATCCAAAGCTACTGAATCCAAACCCACCGACTGTAAACCTCAACATACTTCAGTGGAAAAAGGACAATGCACAATCTCTTACTACTGGGGAGTGCCTTTCTGTCCTGTGGGGCAAAACCCGGACGAGTACACCCGTGTGATCATGTGTCAGATGGAGGTGTACGAGAAGAGCCTGAAGGAGGCCCAGCGAGAGCTGCTGCGCAAAGCAGATTGGGGACAGCCG gtgTGTCCTCGCTCATCAGAGAGGCAGTTTGGTGGGAGGAGATGGAAGCGCCACAGAGCTCCTCAGCTGTcggaagatgaggaggagaatGAAGAAGAGGGAGAgaaggaaaataacagaatagaGGTAGAAGAAGAGAGGGACAAAGCAGGGCAGGAGTCTGTGGTGGGGTCACAGGAGGAAGCTGAGGGAGGACAGACTGAGACATATGTAGTTTTGTCTTCTCCAGAGACAAAAGATGAGCAAGTG GAAAAAACACCGTTCTCTAGCCAAGAAGAGCCTGCAACTGCAGCTGCAAATAAATCTTTCAG GAAAAATGCTCCATGGGATATTTCAGATGAAACTCAAATAAAGTGTCCAGCTGAGCAGGAGGAACAGGAGGCCCAGACTCATGAGGGTTGTGAAGAGGATGATATAGTTTGTCCAG AGACTCAGATGACTGAAAACAGCACACCAGAGCTAATGATGACCAGTCCTGCCAGTCCCGCACAG CCCCAGTCTCACGCTGACAGCGAGGTGATGGAGGTAGAGGAGGGAGGAGGTGCGTCTGTGGCAGTGGAGGAGATGATGGAGCAGGAGTGCGATCCAACAGAAGCAGCTCCTCCTCACAGTCAGAGGATGGAGTGCCCCATGTGCTCTAAACTCTTCCCCCTCAGCAGGATCGAGGTGCACGCAGCTTTCTGTGATGGTGAAGCAGACCAGCAGGAAGAACAATCACAAG ttGTTGCCCGACGGAGGAGGACCAGAGGAAATTTAACAGAGGAATCTCAGCAATCTGGCAA GTCAGCAGAGATGGAGAAGTGCTTCCTGTGTCAGGAGTTGTTTTCACCCCAGGAGTATCCAGATCATGTCAAGTTGTGCTTCAAAAAGAAAGACTCAAAAACTAATGAG GAAAACGGCCTACTTTCTGCTCTGGAACGGACAGAACGAAGACATACTG GCAGTGATGAACCTGGGCCATCTGATGTTTCAACAAAGAGCAACTG TGGTCTTGCCAATCCTGCAGTGATTGGGATGTCTGAAAGTGTAGACTGTTCAGCGACGACTTCCTGTCCCAGTAACGCCTTCACTCCTCGATCAGAAAACACTGACTGCCTTATTGACTCCTCTAAGAACAGCCTAAGACtctcaagaaaaagaaaattcaaaagataG
- the uimc1 gene encoding BRCA1-A complex subunit RAP80 isoform X3 yields the protein MPRRKRTPDESGRRAKVSKVDHNEETLVISDSEQEEEDSPIKRSSRTARWRRRENKSQLQELTEDEMLDLALKLSAQEANSVAQRRRLEDKDIQKAIAESLNESTVKASEGQDEAASSSDQPQQNVANAISHLRRKLSYPSQDQTNRKNERETTSPLPEMPDLSPMASSHLSSKSSAQVSRTPATTQDKTSDKQTVISDTPEDELFKSLSESQTSPVFSRHGSFDRQPVVCVEKLSQELIPASAGSINFHTQDSTVISTCPDRFRSPQQDSPFSKWPVFTQGDFKRSSNLLEDKDDHQNAKGNEDDTQIPAEDTHLPTQLSQGLSTDPDTCLSPSKRSQISSPKCVPVKNNEDVTETSKTPDQKQVEDQTPQGENVKSDTDDDDDDEDDGSEEVLSPSPVKKIFRPIRTELSPNQSCISSTTITLDPSTQDTQMSRSVLEEDSRASKATESKPTDCKPQHTSVEKGQCTISYYWGVPFCPVGQNPDEYTRVIMCQMEVYEKSLKEAQRELLRKADWGQPVCPRSSERQFGGRRWKRHRAPQLSEDEEENEEEGEKENNRIEVEEERDKAGQESVVGSQEEAEGGQTETYVVLSSPETKDEQVEKTPFSSQEEPATAAANKSFRKNAPWDISDETQIKCPAEQEEQEAQTHEGCEEDDIVCPETQMTENSTPELMMTSPASPAQPQSHADSEVMEVEEGGGASVAVEEMMEQECDPTEAAPPHSQRMECPMCSKLFPLSRIEVHAAFCDGEADQQEEQSQVVARRRRTRGNLTEESQQSGKSAEMEKCFLCQELFSPQEYPDHVKLCFKKKDSKTNEENGLLSALERTERRHTGSDEPGPSDVSTKSNCGLANPAVIGMSESVDCSATTSCPSNAFTPRSENTDCLIDSSKNSLRLSRKRKFKR from the exons ATGCCACGCCGGAAGCGCACACCGGATGAAAGCGGAAGAAGAGCGAAAGTCAGCAAAGTGGATCACAATGAGGAGACCCTGGTCATTTCTGATTCTGAACAAGAG GAGGAAGATTCTCCCATTAAACGGTCCTCTCGGACAGCCCGGTGGAGACGAAGGGAGAACAAGTCGCAGCTACAAG AGCTGACAGAAGATGAGATGCTGGACCTGGCCCTAAAACTGAGCGCTCAGGAAGCAAACAGTGTTGCACAGAGACGACGGCTGGAAGACAAAGACATACAGAAAGCCATAGCGGAAAGTCTTAAT GAGAGCACTGTTAAAGCATCAGAGGGTCAGGATGAAGCAGCCAGCTCTTCAGATCAACCACAGCAGAATGTAGCAAATGCGATATCACACTTGAGACGAAAGCTGTCTTACCCCAGCCAGGATCAGACAAACCGCAAGAATGAGAGGGAAACGACTAGTCCGCTGCCAGAAATGCCTGATCTGTCACCGATGGCCTCCTCACATCTTTCATCAAAGAGTTCAGCTCAGGTCTCCAGGACTCCTGCTACCACTCAG GACAAGACCTCAGATAAACAGACAGTCATCAGTGACACTCCGGAGGACGAGCTCTTCAAATCTCTCTCAGAGTCCCAGACATCCCCTGTCTTCTCCAGGCATGGCAGCTTCGATCGCCAGCCTGTAGTATGTGTGGAGAAACTGAGTCAGGAACTCATCCCGGCGAGCGCAGGCTCAATAAACTTTCACACACAGGACAGCACTGTCATTTCCACTTGCCCTGACAGATTTCGGTCCCCCCAGCAGGATTCGCCCTTTTCCAAATGGCCGGTCTTCACTCAGGGTGACTTCAAACGATCAAGCAATTTGCTAGAGGACAAAGATGACCATCAAAATGCTAAAGGGAATGAAGACGATACTCAAATACCTGCTGAAGATACTCATTTACCAACACAGCTAAGCCAAGGTTTGAGCACAGATCCAGATACGTGCCTTTCACCTTCTAAAAGATCCCAGATATCAAGCCCCAAATGTGTGCCTGTAAAAAACAATGAAGACGTCACTGAAACAAGT AAAACTCCTGACCAAAAGCAAGTGGAGGATCAAACCCCTCAGGGTGAGAATGTAAAATCTGACACTG atgatgatgatgatgatgaagatgatggcAGTGAAGAG GTTCTTTCCCCGAGCCCAGTCAAGAAGATTTTTCGGCCAATCAGGACTGAGCTTTCTCCAAACCAGTCCTGTATCTCTTCAACTACCATCACCCTCGATCCTTCCACACAAGACACACAGATGTCTCGGTCTGTCCTGGAGGAGGACTCAAGAGCATCCAAAGCTACTGAATCCAAACCCACCGACTGTAAACCTCAACATACTTCAGTGGAAAAAGGACAATGCACAATCTCTTACTACTGGGGAGTGCCTTTCTGTCCTGTGGGGCAAAACCCGGACGAGTACACCCGTGTGATCATGTGTCAGATGGAGGTGTACGAGAAGAGCCTGAAGGAGGCCCAGCGAGAGCTGCTGCGCAAAGCAGATTGGGGACAGCCG gtgTGTCCTCGCTCATCAGAGAGGCAGTTTGGTGGGAGGAGATGGAAGCGCCACAGAGCTCCTCAGCTGTcggaagatgaggaggagaatGAAGAAGAGGGAGAgaaggaaaataacagaatagaGGTAGAAGAAGAGAGGGACAAAGCAGGGCAGGAGTCTGTGGTGGGGTCACAGGAGGAAGCTGAGGGAGGACAGACTGAGACATATGTAGTTTTGTCTTCTCCAGAGACAAAAGATGAGCAAGTG GAAAAAACACCGTTCTCTAGCCAAGAAGAGCCTGCAACTGCAGCTGCAAATAAATCTTTCAG GAAAAATGCTCCATGGGATATTTCAGATGAAACTCAAATAAAGTGTCCAGCTGAGCAGGAGGAACAGGAGGCCCAGACTCATGAGGGTTGTGAAGAGGATGATATAGTTTGTCCAG AGACTCAGATGACTGAAAACAGCACACCAGAGCTAATGATGACCAGTCCTGCCAGTCCCGCACAG CCCCAGTCTCACGCTGACAGCGAGGTGATGGAGGTAGAGGAGGGAGGAGGTGCGTCTGTGGCAGTGGAGGAGATGATGGAGCAGGAGTGCGATCCAACAGAAGCAGCTCCTCCTCACAGTCAGAGGATGGAGTGCCCCATGTGCTCTAAACTCTTCCCCCTCAGCAGGATCGAGGTGCACGCAGCTTTCTGTGATGGTGAAGCAGACCAGCAGGAAGAACAATCACAAG ttGTTGCCCGACGGAGGAGGACCAGAGGAAATTTAACAGAGGAATCTCAGCAATCTGGCAA GTCAGCAGAGATGGAGAAGTGCTTCCTGTGTCAGGAGTTGTTTTCACCCCAGGAGTATCCAGATCATGTCAAGTTGTGCTTCAAAAAGAAAGACTCAAAAACTAATGAG GAAAACGGCCTACTTTCTGCTCTGGAACGGACAGAACGAAGACATACTG GCAGTGATGAACCTGGGCCATCTGATGTTTCAACAAAGAGCAACTG TGGTCTTGCCAATCCTGCAGTGATTGGGATGTCTGAAAGTGTAGACTGTTCAGCGACGACTTCCTGTCCCAGTAACGCCTTCACTCCTCGATCAGAAAACACTGACTGCCTTATTGACTCCTCTAAGAACAGCCTAAGACtctcaagaaaaagaaaattcaaaagataG